From the Osmerus eperlanus chromosome 21, fOsmEpe2.1, whole genome shotgun sequence genome, one window contains:
- the LOC134007552 gene encoding abl interactor 2-like isoform X13: protein MAELQMLLEEEIPAGRSALLDSFTNLERVAEYCESNYVQSPDKHRALEETKNYTTQSLASVAYLINTLANNVLQMLDIQASQLRRMESSINHISQTVDIHKEKVARREIGILTTNKNTSRTHKIIAPANPERPVRYIRKPIDYSLLDDMGHGVKWLLRFKASAQNMKAGGALPRTNPPTQKPPSPPITGKGTLGGSSGGSHPSSSSSRENSGSGSVGLPIAVPTPAPPSAAFPGTAPQFFSMNRPPQQVQPGLQVGGSLPFRRPSSVTGQPGPPQTQLNGGPHFTQNPAGPPAPPPPSLQVTPQLPLMGFVARVQESISDVPPPPPPADEPVFEEATPPPPPPEDYEDDEDEEESAVVEYSDPYAEEDPPWAPRSYLEKVVAIYDYARDKEDELSFQEGAIIYVIKKNDDGWYEGVMSGTTGLFPGNYVESIMHYAD, encoded by the exons TGACAGTTTCACCAATTTGGAGAGAGTTGCCGAGTACTGCGAAAGCAACTATGTTCAG TCCCCAGACAAGCACAGGGCCCTGGAGGAGACTAAGAACTACACCACCCAGTCCCTGGCCAGCGTGGCCTACCTGATCAACACCCTGGCCAACAACGTGCTGCAGATGCTGGACATCCAGGCCTCGCAGCTCCGACGCATGGAGTCCTCCATCAACCACAtctcccag ACAGTGGACATCCACAAGGAGAAGGTGGCGAGGAGGGAGATTGGCATCCTGACCACCAATAAGAACACGTCTCGCACGCACAAGATCATCGCCCCGGCCAATCCCGAGAGGCCTGTCAGATACATCCGCAAGCCCATTGACTACAGCCTACTGGACGACATGGGTCACGGAGTCAAG TGGTTGCTAAGGTTTAAG gccAGTGCTCAGAACATGAAGGCGGGAGGAGCTCTCCCACGCACCAACCCCCCCACTCAGAAACCCCCCAGCCCACCAATCACAGGGAAGGGAACGCTTGG TGGCAGCAGTGGGGGCAGtcaccccagcagcagcagcagccgggAGAACAGCGGGAGTGGCAGCGTGGGCTTGCCCATCGCCGTGCCGACGCCGGCCCCGCCCAGCGCGGCGTTCCCAG GTACTGCTCCTCAGTTCTTCAGTATGAACCGCCCCCCCCAGCAGGTGCAGCCTGGGCTTCAGGTGGGGGGCTCCCTGCCCTTCCGCCGCCCCTCCTCCGTCACCGGGCAGCCCGGCCCGCCCCAGACCCAGCTGAACGGAGGACCGCACTTCACCCAGAACCCAg CAGGacccccggccccccctcccccctccttgcaGGTCACCCCCCAGCTGCCCCTGATGGGCTTCGTGGCCCGGGTCCAGGAGAGCA TCTCAGAcgtgcctcctccccctccccccgcggACGAGCCGGTGTTTGAGGAGGCCACGCCCCCTCCGCCGCCCCCTGAGGACTACGAGGATGATGAGGACGAGGAAGAGTCGGCCGTGGTGGAGTACAGCGACCCCTACGCTGAGGAAGAccccccctgggccccccgtagctacctggagaaag TGGTGGCGATCTACGACTACGCGCGGGACAAGGAGGACGAGCTGTCCTTCCAGGAGGGAGCCATCATTTACGTGATCAAGAAGAACGACGATGGCTGGTACGAGGGCGTGATGAGCGGCACCACCGGACTGTTCCCTGGGAACTACGTTGAGTCCATCATGCACTACGCTGACTGA